Within Eggerthella timonensis, the genomic segment GGGCCGATCCAAGGGCTTGCCGAAGGCGGTTTTCCGTCGAAACCTGCCACGAACCTTCGGCTCCGATGCCTTGCTTTGCGGATCGTTGCCGTTTTTGCCGGAACTGTGGAAATCGCTTGAAGCGGGCCGCTTTCTCGAAGATACGGGGGTTTCGGCTTCCGGTATACTTGCCCGCTATGAAATCGCTTCTGAACCTATACGAACGCTACGCCAGCCTCGCCCAGCTTTCGCGGCGCCGCTCGCGCACGGCCGCGTTCCGCGCGCATGGCGAAGTGGACTACGGCGTGTGGCAGGGTTGGCGCTGAACGAGCCCCCTCGGGTGATGCGCGTCCGCTGACGCGTCCCCGGCAGCTTTCATTCCCCTCGAAATCCCATACTCGACGATCGACCGCCGCTTCGGCGCGGCTTGGTCTTCGACGCGTTCGCAAAGGAAGTTGATGCGCTCTTGAACGAGCAACAATTGATAGCCCAGCAGCACAAGGTGACCCGCAAGGAGATCACCGTCATCGGCATCGTGCTGGCCGGTGCGTTCCTTGCCATCCTGAACCAGACCGTCCTGTCGCCCGCGTTGCCCAAGCTGATGGACGCGTTTTCCATCTCGGCCGGCACTGCGCAGTGGGTGACGTCCATCTACATGCTGGTCAACGGCATCATGGTGCCTATCACCGGGTTTCTCATCGACCGTTTCTCCACGCGCAAGCTGTTCTTCGTTTCGCTCGTCTCGTTCATCGTGGGCACGGCGCTGTGCGCAGCGGCCCCCTCATTCGAGCTCCTCATCGTGGGCCGTGTGCTGCAGGCGGCCGGCGCAGGCGTGCAGCTGCCGCTCGTGGGCGTGGTGCCCATGCTCATCTTCCCGCCCGAGAAGCGCGGCACGGCCATGGGCATGGCCGGTATCGTGATGAGCTGCGCGCCGGCGGCCGGCCCCGTGCTGGCCGGCGGCATCATCGACGCGTGGGGTTGGCGCATGATGTTCTGGGCGATGATCCCACTGGCCATCCTCGTGCTGGTGGTGAGCTTCTTCCTGCTCACGAACGTGGGCGAGCTCAAGCGCCCACACCTCGACGTGCCGTCCATCATCCTGTCCACGTTCGCGTTCGGCGGGCTGCTGTACGGCTTCTCCAGCGCCAGTACGCTGGGTTGGAGCAACGCCGTGGTCATCGGCAGCATCGTGGTAGGCGTGGTCGCGCTCGCGTGGTTCATCCATCGCCAGCTGCACATCGACGAGCCGCTGCTGCAACTGCGCGCCCTCAAGACGCCCACGTTCGCGTACTCGGCCGTCATCGTGACGGTGGTCAACTCGGCGCTGGCCGTGGGCAGCGTCATCCTGCCCATCTACCTGCAGAACGTTTTGGGGCTGACGGCGTTCGAAACCGGCATCCTCATGACGCCCGGCGCCGTGGCCACCATTTTCCTCAGCCCTATCAGCGGCATGCTGTTCGACAGGTTCGGCCCGCGCGTCATCGCCATCGTGGGCCTGACGGGGCTCGCCGGCTCGCTGGCGGCGCTGTCCTTCGTCGACGACAAGACGACGGTCGCGTACCTCGTGGTGTTCTACGTCGTCCAATCTTCGGGGCTGACGCTGGCGAACATGCCGGTGACCACCTGGGGCATCAATGCGCTGTCGAACGACATGATCGCGCACGGCAACGCCATCAGCAACACGGGTCGCCAGGTGGGCGGCGCGGTGAGCACGGCGCTCATCGTGACGGTGATGACCATGGTGACCGCGGCAAACGCCGAGGCCGGCCCCGTGGCGTCCACGGCGGCGGGCATCGACGTGGCGTACGGCATCTCCGCGGCGGTGGCGGCGGTCGCGCTGATCATCGCCATCTTGAAGGTGCGCAACGTGAAGAAGCGCGCGATCGCGACGGCTGCACCGCAGGTCGAGGCTTTGTGTGCGGTTGATTTGGAAGAGGCTCGGGAAGGAGCTGGACGATGAACCAGACGATTGGCGCCATCATGGAGCGGGACGTGTTCACGTGCCGCTACGATCAAGATCTCGGCGAGGTGGTGGCCCTGTTCAACGAGCTGGGCACGAGCGGCCTCGCCGTGGTGGACGAAGAGCTCCACGTGGTGGGGTTCATCAGCGACGGCGACATCATGAAGGCGGTGGCCGCGCAGAAGACGCGCTCCATCTTCGGCGGCGGCTACGCCAACATGGTGCTGTACGACAACGAGTCCTTCGAGGAGAAGGCTCGCGCGCTCAAGCATCGCAACGTCATGGAGCTGGCCGTGCAGAAGGTGCTGTGCGCCACGGCCGACCAAACCGTGGGCGAGATCGCCGACGTGCTGGCGAAGAAGAAATTCAAGAAGGTGCCGGTCATCGACGAGAACGGCAAGCTTATCGGCGTGGTGCGCCGCGCCACCATCACGCGCTACCTGTTCGACGTGCTGTTCGGCGGGGAGGATGCGACGGGGTAGCGTCCGCCCGCCTCTCCCGGCCTTGGTGCCCGTCGCGTTGTTGGTTGGGCGGCGTGTTCGCGGCAGAAATTTGCGGATATGCAAATGGATTCCGGCGATTGAAGAACTCGACCTGGGGCTTTATGTTCGATCGAACCGAATTTCGGATGATAGTCCCTGGATTCGGTCGCATACCCGCACATTTCTGCCATATTCGCCTCTGGCGGGAAACCGACGTCGTCAGCAGGTGCCTCGAGTGCCGTGCCGAGCTCGAGCGCCCGAGCGATAGCGGCGCGCCGCGCGTCGCCCGAACGCCGCCGACGCGGTCGTGCGCTGTCGCTTGCTGGTCGCACCCTTTATACTGACGGCAACGAACAGCGCGCCGCAGGCGACGCTGCCATACGGCAGGGAAGGAGCACGGCATGAAGGTGATCGTCGTCGGATGTCATGGGCAGATGGGGCAGCCCATCAGCCGGTTCGTGGACGAGCGCGAGGGCATGGAGCTGGTGGGCGGCGTGGGCCCTGCGGGGCGCGACTACATCGGCCGCGACCTCGGCCAGGTGGTGGGCCTCGGGCGCGACCTGGGCATCCCCGTGGTGGACGACCTCGCATCCGTCATCGACCGGTGCGATGCGCTCATCGACGTGTCCAGCGTGGAGCAATGTCTCGAAACGCTCGGCCTGGCCGTCGAGCATGGGAAGGCCCTCGTCACCGCCAGCACCGGGTTCACGCCCGAGCAGTTCGAGCGCTTCGAGGCGGCCGGCCAGCGCATTCCGGTGATCTTCAAATGCAACACGTCGAAGATGGTGAACGTGATGCTCAAGCTGGTGGAGATCGCCGCACGGGCCCTCGTGGACGAGACGGATATCGAGATCATCGATCAACACGACCGCTGCAAGCTGGACGCACCCAGCGGCACCGCCGTCATCATCGGCAACATGATCGCCGAGCTCAAGGGCACCACGCTCGACGAGCTGGCCGAATACGGCCGCGGCGGCCACGGCGCGCGCAAGCCCGGCGGCGTGGGCTTCCATTCGCTGCGTGCCGGCGACATCACGAGCGACCACAAGGTGTACTTCGGCGGCCTCGGCGAGCGCTTGGAGATCACCCATTACTCCTACAGCGATGACTGCTTCGCCCGCGGCGCCGTCGACTGCGCCGCGTTCCTCCATGGCAAGCCCGCCGGCGTCTACCGCATCGCAGACGTGTTCGATCTGGGCTGACGCCGATCTCCGCGCCGCCTACGGGCGGCGCGCCTGGCGAGCTGCGATTGTGAACAGGATGCAGGCGAGAAGCGCGAGCGCGATCGAGGGCGCCGGCGGCATCGCGGCGGCCGCGATCAGCGCGATCGTGCAGGCGAGCAGCGCTCCAGCGAGGGCGGCGGCCACCGCCCAGCCTCTTTGAATGCGGGTCATGCAAAACCTCCTCTGCATGCGGGCCGAGTGACGAAGGTTGCTACCCTAACAAATGCTGCCCGTCATCAGGTCGAGGCGAGCCGAAGGATACGCGATCGTTGCGTATCCGGGCGTCACGTGTCATCCTGACGGCGTTGTCACGATGCAGCAACGCGGCGCTGAACTTCGGAGCGGCTTCGCTGCGGGAGCCATGGGTCAACCTAGGATGAACCGATGCAACGGTTTCGTTCGGAGCTTCTCGCTCCAAGGAGGTTGATGACCATGGATCTTGTTTTCGCGCAGCTTCCGCTGCTGCTCTTCACGGCGATAGCTCCGATGGCGTCCGGCGCGTTCGTCGGGCTTTCGAACGCGTTCCTCACGACGGACTTCACGCCCGACGCGCTGCAACGCATCGACCGATGGACGGCGCTGCCGCTCGTCATCCTGGCGGTCGGGTTGGCCGCTGCGTTCATGTTCTTCGGATCTCCCCAGTCCACGCTGTTGGCGTTCCAGGGCGTCGATCCCGGCGCGTTGACGTTCGCGGTGGTCATGGCCGTGGTGTTCGCCGTGGCGGCGGTGGTGTATTGGATCGTCGCGATGGCGGGCGTCATGACGTACGGCGTGCGCAAGGCCTTCGCCGCGGCGATGAGCGTGCTCGCTATCGCCTACGCCGTCTCTATCGGCGTCGTCTACATGACGTCCGGCGTGGCTACCTGGGCCTCCATCGTCGTTCCCATCGGATTCGCGGGCTTCTGCCTTGTCGGAGGCGTGCCGCTGGGCACGCTCGTCATCGCGGCTGCGGGTTCGCTGTCGGAGACGCGGGGCACCGGATTCGCCCGCTTCTCGCTGATCGTCGCGTTGATCGGCGCGTTGGCGTCCATCTTCGCCGTGACGGCCCAGATGCTCAACGCTCAGGCGCTGGTGAGCGCGTTCTTCCCCGGCTCCGACGCTCTTCCGGGCGGGTGGGTGTACCTGGCCATCGCCATCGTGGGGTTCGTCGTCACACTCGCGTGCCTGCGCTCTGCCTATTCGCCTGATCGCTCTGTTGCGCCGATGGGTCGCACGGCTGGCGCAGCCGCAGCCATCCCCGTGCGCGATATGGCCGACGAGCGCGACGAGGCCAGGACTGCGGTTCGCTCGGCGGTTCCCGTGCTCGTCGCGGGCAACGCGGCCGTGTTGATCGCGCTCATCGTGGCGCGTGTCATGTTCTACGCGCTGCAGTTCTAGCAGCAGCTTTCTGCTGCAGCGGTTGGCGAGCCGTCGGCGCCCCGTTCGGGAGCCGGCGGCTTTTTCGTGCGCTTCGGGGTCGAATCGCGCAGCGGGCTACCATCGATTGCTGCAAAACTGCCGATTTCGGCGTGCTCGAATGGATCAAGTGGAGGTTGCTTCCCGTGACCAGGCTTTTTGTCGAAACGATCTTCCGGAACCGGGCACGAGCAGAGTACGAGCCGCCGAAATCGGTACGTTTGTAGCAGTACGCCGCCTCGCCGCCAAACCGAGATCGACGCGAGCCGGATCATCCTGGGCGGAATCCTTCGATCCGCCACGGCTGCATGCGAGCTGCGATGCGCCGGAAGCGACGCGCGCTCGACCTTTGGCGCTGCTTTTCCATCGCAGCCCCATGCGAATGCTCGCTACTCCTGTAGATCGTTGGGGTCGAACGACTCGATGAGGTCGAGCAGCTCCTGCTTCTTGTGGATGTCGAGCTTCGCGTAAATGCGCTTCGAATGCGTGCGGATGGTGTTCTCGGTGACCACGAGGTCCTCCGCGATGCGCGCCACGGTGTTGCCGCGGGCGATGAGCTCCATGACCTCCGTCTCGCGCTCGCTTAGGCGATAATGCTGCTGCAGCAGCGCAGCCTGCTTCGAGATGCGGTCGAGGTACACGCGCTCCTTCTCCTCGCGACGGGGTCGAGCGTTGCGCGGCGGCTTGTCGCCTCGCTTGCCGTTCGCCTTCTTTGCCGGCGCAACATCCGCCTCGGCGTTCGCGGGCCTCTTCTCCACCGCATGCGCGCGCAGCGCCACAAGCTCGATGCTGGCCGCCGCGTCGTCGCGGCCGGAGCCGCTGCGTCCGAGGATGCGGCGGAACCCGCCCTGTCCGATGAAGTACATGAGCCCCAGCAAATACACCGCCACGAGTGCCACGACGGCAAGCGGCGCGATGCCGATGATCATGGTCTGCTCGGCGAACGTCCCGCCGATGAAGCCCACGTCGTGCAAAGCGTACACGATACCGCCGAAGAACCCGTAGATGAACACCGGGTTGATGCCGCGGTCGCGCGAGGCCTGCGCGCATTGGATCATCATGAGCATGATGGCCACGCTGTACACGGCGTACAGGCCGCCGGCCAGCCAACGTGCGTACTCCTCGGGGAGAAACGGCAGCAGCAGGAACGACGTGATGACGAACGGGAAGAAGATGCGGTACGCGCCCACCACGTTCACGCTGAGGTTCTTGAACTGCCACAGCACCAGCAGCGCCACGGCGGCGGTCAGCGAGCCGCCCATCGACAGCACGTTCACGAGCGATCCCACCGTCGGCTCGCCGATGGCCAGCGAGCGCATGATGCCGGTGCAGAATCCCAGCGCGCCCACGCACAGGGCGCTGCGCCAATAATCGTTCGCGAGCCGTTGGTACACGCGGGGATGGTCGCGCGGCACGTCCTGGAACATGGCTTGGTCGAGGTCGATCTCGCGGCTTTTCAGCACGATGGTCAACCCGAACAGCGGCAGGAACACGAGCGGGATGAGGAACGCCGTGACCGCTTGCGGAATAAGGTACAGCGAGAAGTACAGCACCGCCGCGTATACGGTGCCAAGGATGAGATCGCGGTTGCCGGTGTCGGAATCCTGGCTGGCGAACAGCCGCTGCCACAGCATGTAAAAACCGGCCGAGCCCAGCCCCAGCAGCGCGCCGCCGACGATCACGAGCGGCAGCGCCCATGCGTCGAGGTAGATGGCCGCGATGAGGCAGCACCATCCCAGGAAGTAGGGCATGGTGGCCAACCGTACGATGAACGTGCGCGTCGGCCCGGGGAAGAAGTACGATCCCAGGGCGCTGGCGAAGTAGCTGAACGAGAACACGAGCGATTGCGCGAGGAAGAACCAGAACACGATCTCGGTGGTTTGGAACTCCATTGGCAAAAACGGGAACACGCCACCCCACACGCCCGCGGCGTTGATGGCCAAGAACAGGCCGTAGCCGAGCGAGGTGATGTTCGGCTTCAAGATGCTGGCGATTCCCTTGATGCGCACGGCGGCTTCCTGTGGTTGCGAGCGGTTCGATGCCTGTGCAGTATACCCGACTTCCCCGTTCTTCGCGCGCCGTCTGGAAGAAGGGCGCCACCACCGTCTCGCCGATTTCGAAGTAGGTGCAGTTCTGCATCTCGGACAAGACGGGGCTCGAGCGTGTCGCAGTCGCGTTCAACGAGCCCTTCCGGCTGCGGAGCGATTACGGTAAGGAATTCGGGATTTTTCGACAATATTGTACCGAACTTCGGGATCCAGCGTCCGAAAACCGCTTCAAATCGCCCCGAATCCGGCTTTTCTCGCTCCATTCGATGATTTTCCCGTCTTCGCAGGAGATTCCCAAGCTTCGATCGCCCGATACGGTAAAATATCGAAAATTTTCTTCGATTCTATTACCGTGCTCCGAGGAACAGGGCTCCCTGCGACCCTCCGCCGACTCAGCCGGCAGAGCGCGAGACCTGCCGTCCATTGCTCCTGTTTTGACCGGTCGCATGCCAACAAGAGTTCGGCACAGAGGCGCGGAGTCGCTTGATCTCGGTCGAAAGCTGGTGAGGGTGACAGCCTTGATCAGGCAAAACTCCAAGTTCGCATATTTTATGTGACACGGCGGAGAGGCGCGAGTGCCACAATGCGAAGCGTTCCGCCTGGGAAGCGGAGCATAGGACGAGAGAGTGAAAGAGGGAGGGACCATGACAAATCCGATGGATAGCGTTTCCCGTCGCACGTTCGTCAAGGGCTCGGCGCTGGCCGGCCTGGGTGCCGCAGCGTTCGGCAGCGGCACGTTGTTCGCCTGCTCGCCGAGCGCGGAGCAGGGCAAGAGCGGCGATGCCGCCACGACGCAGGCCGTCGAGGAGACCACGACGTGGGGCCACTGCGCCATCAACTGCCCCGGCCGTTGCAGCCTGAAGTTCCACGTGCAGGACGACGAGGTCGCCTGGGTGGAAACCTACACGAGCAAGGACGCCGGCTTCGACGAGGTGCAGCCCCGCGCCTGCCTGCGCGGCCGCACGTACCGCCGTTGGCTCGCGAACCCCGACCGCATCAACTACCCCATGAAGCGCGTCGGCAAGCGCGGCGAAGGCAAGTTCGAGCAAATCTCGTGGGACGAAGCCGTTGACACGATCGCCAGCGAGCTCAAGCGCATCATCGACGAGTACGGCAACGAATCCGTGTACATCCCCTACGCAACGGGCGTAAGCTCCACGACGGCGCGCTCGCTGCCTCGTTTCATGAACTGCCTCGGCGGTTACCTGGGTTCGTACGGCGATTACAGCGCCATGCAGATGGAAATGATCGTGCCCCACACCTACGGCGCATCCGGCTTCAGCGGCAGCACGCTCAACGCCGCCGAGGACGCCGCGCTCATTCTCGCGTTCGGCACGAGCCCGACCGAGACGCGTCAGGGCGGCGCCGTGTCGCACTACGACTGGGTGCACCTGCGCGAGACCACGAAGGGCAAGATGATCTACATCGACCCCCGCATGAACGATTCCGTCATGGGCCGTTCTGCCGAGTGGCAGCCCATCAACCCCGGCACCGACGCCGCGCTCTGCTCCGCCATCGCGCACGAGCTGATCGCGAACGATCAGGTGGACAAGGAATTCCTCGACACGTACTGCGTCGGCTACGACGAGGACACCATGCCCGAGAGCGCCAAGGGCCAGAACAAGTCCTACAAGGACTACATCATGGGCACCGGCTACGACATGGTGGAGAAGACCCCCGAGTGGGCAGCCCCCATCTGCGGCATCTCCGCCGACCGCATCCGCGAGCTCGCGCAGGAGATCGGCGAGGCCAAGCCGCTGTACGTCGTGCAGGGCT encodes:
- a CDS encoding MDR family MFS transporter, coding for MNEQQLIAQQHKVTRKEITVIGIVLAGAFLAILNQTVLSPALPKLMDAFSISAGTAQWVTSIYMLVNGIMVPITGFLIDRFSTRKLFFVSLVSFIVGTALCAAAPSFELLIVGRVLQAAGAGVQLPLVGVVPMLIFPPEKRGTAMGMAGIVMSCAPAAGPVLAGGIIDAWGWRMMFWAMIPLAILVLVVSFFLLTNVGELKRPHLDVPSIILSTFAFGGLLYGFSSASTLGWSNAVVIGSIVVGVVALAWFIHRQLHIDEPLLQLRALKTPTFAYSAVIVTVVNSALAVGSVILPIYLQNVLGLTAFETGILMTPGAVATIFLSPISGMLFDRFGPRVIAIVGLTGLAGSLAALSFVDDKTTVAYLVVFYVVQSSGLTLANMPVTTWGINALSNDMIAHGNAISNTGRQVGGAVSTALIVTVMTMVTAANAEAGPVASTAAGIDVAYGISAAVAAVALIIAILKVRNVKKRAIATAAPQVEALCAVDLEEAREGAGR
- a CDS encoding helix-turn-helix transcriptional regulator, which translates into the protein MEFQTTEIVFWFFLAQSLVFSFSYFASALGSYFFPGPTRTFIVRLATMPYFLGWCCLIAAIYLDAWALPLVIVGGALLGLGSAGFYMLWQRLFASQDSDTGNRDLILGTVYAAVLYFSLYLIPQAVTAFLIPLVFLPLFGLTIVLKSREIDLDQAMFQDVPRDHPRVYQRLANDYWRSALCVGALGFCTGIMRSLAIGEPTVGSLVNVLSMGGSLTAAVALLVLWQFKNLSVNVVGAYRIFFPFVITSFLLLPFLPEEYARWLAGGLYAVYSVAIMLMMIQCAQASRDRGINPVFIYGFFGGIVYALHDVGFIGGTFAEQTMIIGIAPLAVVALVAVYLLGLMYFIGQGGFRRILGRSGSGRDDAAASIELVALRAHAVEKRPANAEADVAPAKKANGKRGDKPPRNARPRREEKERVYLDRISKQAALLQQHYRLSERETEVMELIARGNTVARIAEDLVVTENTIRTHSKRIYAKLDIHKKQELLDLIESFDPNDLQE
- a CDS encoding DmsC/YnfH family molybdoenzyme membrane anchor subunit, with the protein product MDLVFAQLPLLLFTAIAPMASGAFVGLSNAFLTTDFTPDALQRIDRWTALPLVILAVGLAAAFMFFGSPQSTLLAFQGVDPGALTFAVVMAVVFAVAAVVYWIVAMAGVMTYGVRKAFAAAMSVLAIAYAVSIGVVYMTSGVATWASIVVPIGFAGFCLVGGVPLGTLVIAAAGSLSETRGTGFARFSLIVALIGALASIFAVTAQMLNAQALVSAFFPGSDALPGGWVYLAIAIVGFVVTLACLRSAYSPDRSVAPMGRTAGAAAAIPVRDMADERDEARTAVRSAVPVLVAGNAAVLIALIVARVMFYALQF
- a CDS encoding CBS domain-containing protein; protein product: MNQTIGAIMERDVFTCRYDQDLGEVVALFNELGTSGLAVVDEELHVVGFISDGDIMKAVAAQKTRSIFGGGYANMVLYDNESFEEKARALKHRNVMELAVQKVLCATADQTVGEIADVLAKKKFKKVPVIDENGKLIGVVRRATITRYLFDVLFGGEDATG
- the dapB gene encoding 4-hydroxy-tetrahydrodipicolinate reductase; this translates as MKVIVVGCHGQMGQPISRFVDEREGMELVGGVGPAGRDYIGRDLGQVVGLGRDLGIPVVDDLASVIDRCDALIDVSSVEQCLETLGLAVEHGKALVTASTGFTPEQFERFEAAGQRIPVIFKCNTSKMVNVMLKLVEIAARALVDETDIEIIDQHDRCKLDAPSGTAVIIGNMIAELKGTTLDELAEYGRGGHGARKPGGVGFHSLRAGDITSDHKVYFGGLGERLEITHYSYSDDCFARGAVDCAAFLHGKPAGVYRIADVFDLG